A stretch of Gymnodinialimonas phycosphaerae DNA encodes these proteins:
- a CDS encoding orotate phosphoribosyltransferase, with amino-acid sequence MIPASYPTDATMAAMTARMLLDIKAVHFNTAEPFTHASGLQAPTYIDCRKLISYPRIRSTAMDFLTCKVMRDAGLEAFDNVAGGETAGIPFASFVAERMALPMSYVRKKPKGYGKTAQIEGEMPEGARVLLVEDLTTDGGSKLKFVDAIRNAGAHCAHTAVVFSYGNLPDTEANLAAHGLTLHALTTWADVIAEARRGGDFDEATLTEVERFLSDPGGWRADRGLT; translated from the coding sequence ATGATCCCCGCCAGCTACCCCACCGACGCCACCATGGCCGCGATGACCGCGCGTATGCTGCTTGATATCAAAGCCGTGCATTTCAACACAGCCGAGCCGTTTACCCACGCCTCAGGCCTGCAAGCCCCCACTTATATCGATTGCCGCAAGCTGATCTCCTACCCGCGCATCCGGTCGACGGCGATGGATTTCCTGACCTGCAAGGTCATGCGCGACGCCGGGCTGGAGGCCTTCGATAATGTCGCGGGTGGCGAGACGGCTGGCATCCCCTTCGCCTCTTTCGTGGCCGAGCGGATGGCCCTGCCTATGTCCTACGTCCGCAAGAAGCCCAAGGGCTACGGCAAGACCGCCCAGATCGAAGGCGAGATGCCCGAGGGCGCCCGCGTCCTTCTTGTAGAAGATCTTACCACGGATGGCGGCTCCAAGTTGAAATTTGTCGATGCGATCCGCAACGCGGGCGCGCACTGTGCCCATACCGCCGTTGTCTTCTCCTACGGCAATCTGCCCGATACCGAGGCCAATCTGGCCGCCCACGGCCTGACGCTGCACGCCCTCACCACCTGGGCCGATGTCATCGCCGAGGCCCGGCGGGGCGGAGACTTCGATGAGGCCACCTTGACCGAGGTGGAGCGATTCTTGTCCGACCCCGGCGGCTGGCGCGCCGATCGTGGGCTCACCTGA
- the pyrC gene encoding dihydroorotase produces the protein MTTSITIRRPDDWHLHLRDDAMMRAVLPETTRHFARAIIMPNLVPPVVTARDAAAYRDRILAALPPGADFQPLMTLYLTEHTDPDDVAAAFAEGLIHAVKLYPAGATTNSALGVKTLKNVYPVLDRMVQVGLPLCIHGEVTTHDVDIFDREQAFLDRVLIPLRADMPALKVTLEHITTAQGIDYVAEADGDIAGTITTHHLMINRNHMLVGGIRPHYYCLPIVKRASHQQALRRAATSGNPRFFLGTDSAPHLDGAKESACGCAGVFSATNTMSCLAHVFEEENALDQLEAFTSLNGPARYGLAPNEDTITLEKRPEPTAYPAKFDTDDGPLTLFDPATPLHWHVT, from the coding sequence ATGACCACAAGTATCACAATCCGCCGTCCCGACGACTGGCACCTGCATTTGCGCGACGACGCCATGATGCGCGCGGTGTTGCCGGAAACGACCCGCCATTTTGCGCGTGCGATCATCATGCCCAACCTCGTGCCGCCCGTGGTGACGGCCCGGGACGCCGCCGCCTACCGCGACAGGATCCTGGCCGCCCTGCCCCCGGGCGCGGACTTCCAGCCGCTGATGACCCTCTACCTTACAGAGCACACGGACCCCGACGACGTCGCCGCCGCCTTTGCCGAGGGCCTGATCCACGCTGTCAAACTCTACCCTGCCGGGGCCACGACGAACTCTGCCCTTGGCGTCAAGACACTCAAGAACGTCTACCCGGTGCTTGACCGCATGGTCCAGGTCGGCCTGCCACTGTGCATCCATGGAGAGGTCACGACCCACGATGTCGACATCTTTGATCGTGAACAGGCCTTCCTCGACCGCGTCCTGATACCGCTGCGCGCCGATATGCCGGCGCTGAAGGTCACGCTGGAACACATCACTACCGCCCAGGGCATCGACTATGTGGCCGAGGCCGATGGCGACATCGCCGGTACGATCACCACCCACCACCTGATGATCAACCGTAACCACATGCTGGTGGGCGGCATCCGCCCTCACTACTACTGCCTGCCGATCGTCAAACGCGCATCCCACCAACAGGCGCTGCGCCGCGCCGCCACCTCGGGCAACCCGCGCTTTTTCCTCGGCACGGATTCCGCGCCGCATCTGGACGGGGCCAAGGAATCGGCCTGCGGCTGCGCGGGTGTCTTCTCTGCCACCAACACGATGTCCTGCCTGGCCCATGTATTCGAGGAGGAGAACGCCCTCGACCAACTCGAAGCCTTCACCTCGCTCAACGGCCCCGCCCGCTACGGCCTCGCGCCGAACGAGGACACGATCACCCTCGAAAAGCGGCCCGAGCCAACGGCGTATCCTGCCAAATTCGACACCGATGATGGCCCCCTCACCCTTTTCGACCCCGCCACGCCACTTCACTGGCACGTCACCTAG
- a CDS encoding urease accessory protein UreD, with amino-acid sequence MFDAAAPSHQRVHGRASVRLDGRRLRDLHQSGSAKVLMPRVFGRAPEVVFLNTAGGITGGDRLDYALCVETGACLATTQTAERAYRAIGAPGIVETRLRVGPGACLHWVPQELILFEGAALERRLDVDMAEDAELVLLETLVLGRAAMGEVLHDIRLHDLRQVTRGGRLAMVEAIALGPEDLAGDNAAGLNGALAIASLTLMARDAEDRLDALRAVLPDDVRAAASAWDGRLTARFSAPQAYPLRRAVARAVEQVTRGALPRVWQI; translated from the coding sequence ATGTTTGACGCTGCCGCGCCCTCTCATCAACGGGTCCATGGCCGGGCCTCTGTTCGGCTGGACGGCAGACGCTTGCGCGATCTGCACCAAAGCGGCTCGGCCAAGGTCTTGATGCCGCGTGTCTTCGGACGCGCGCCGGAGGTCGTGTTCCTGAACACGGCGGGCGGCATAACCGGCGGGGATCGGCTGGACTATGCGCTGTGTGTCGAGACGGGGGCGTGCCTTGCCACGACCCAGACGGCAGAGCGCGCGTACCGCGCGATCGGCGCGCCGGGGATCGTCGAGACCCGGTTGCGCGTGGGACCGGGGGCCTGCCTGCATTGGGTGCCGCAAGAGCTGATCTTGTTCGAGGGTGCCGCGCTGGAGCGCCGCCTGGATGTGGACATGGCCGAGGATGCAGAGCTGGTGCTGCTGGAAACGCTTGTTCTGGGCCGGGCCGCCATGGGCGAAGTGCTACACGATATCCGTCTGCACGACTTGCGTCAGGTAACGCGGGGCGGGCGGTTGGCGATGGTGGAGGCGATCGCGCTGGGGCCGGAAGATCTGGCCGGGGACAATGCGGCGGGGCTGAATGGGGCCTTGGCCATTGCCTCGCTGACGCTGATGGCGCGCGATGCGGAAGACCGCCTGGACGCCCTGCGCGCGGTTCTGCCCGACGATGTGCGCGCGGCGGCAAGCGCGTGGGACGGGCGGCTGACGGCCCGGTTCAGCGCGCCACAGGCCTATCCGCTGCGGCGCGCGGTCGCGCGGGCCGTGGAACAGGTGACACGCGGGGCACTGCCGCGGGTTTGGCAGATATAA
- a CDS encoding urease subunit gamma: MNLTPREKDKLLISLAAMVARGRLARGCKLNHPEAIALITDYVVEGARDGRSVADLMEAGAHVISADECMEGIAEMIHDVQVEATFPDGTKLVTVHHPIR, encoded by the coding sequence ATGAATTTGACGCCACGTGAAAAAGACAAGCTTCTGATCAGCCTCGCCGCCATGGTCGCGCGCGGTCGGTTGGCGCGCGGGTGCAAGTTGAACCACCCCGAGGCGATTGCACTGATCACCGATTACGTGGTGGAGGGCGCGCGGGATGGGCGCAGTGTCGCGGATCTGATGGAGGCGGGGGCCCATGTGATCTCGGCGGATGAATGCATGGAGGGGATTGCCGAGATGATCCACGACGTGCAGGTCGAAGCGACCTTCCCCGACGGAACCAAACTGGTGACGGTTCACCACCCGATCCGGTAG
- a CDS encoding urease subunit beta, which produces MIPGEVMPEDGMIELNAGAEVVTLEVANTGDRPVQVGSHYHFAEANNALSFDRAAARGTRLDIAAGTAVRFEPGQTREVHLVPYGGRRRVFGFNQQIMGDL; this is translated from the coding sequence ATGATACCAGGTGAAGTGATGCCGGAAGACGGCATGATCGAGTTGAACGCGGGCGCGGAGGTGGTGACGCTGGAGGTTGCCAATACCGGCGACAGGCCGGTGCAGGTGGGCAGCCACTACCATTTTGCAGAGGCCAACAACGCGTTGTCGTTTGACCGTGCCGCAGCACGGGGCACACGGCTTGACATCGCCGCCGGAACCGCTGTGCGGTTCGAACCGGGCCAGACCCGAGAGGTGCATCTGGTGCCCTACGGTGGCAGGCGACGGGTGTTTGGGTTCAATCAGCAGATCATGGGTGATTTGTGA
- a CDS encoding lysozyme inhibitor LprI family protein produces the protein MRIALVLALLWSAPVAAQDLDCTDRAALTQSALTQCAGRDLAFWDGLLNNAYQQVIATLDGAQEENLRAAQRAWITFRDLTCDMESARFQGGSIAPMIELDCLARLTERRARDLETYLQN, from the coding sequence GTGAGGATCGCCCTTGTCTTAGCCCTGCTTTGGTCCGCCCCGGTGGCGGCGCAGGATCTGGATTGCACCGACCGTGCGGCCCTGACGCAAAGCGCGTTGACCCAATGTGCCGGGCGCGATCTGGCGTTCTGGGACGGGCTGCTCAACAACGCCTACCAGCAGGTGATTGCGACGTTGGACGGGGCGCAGGAAGAGAACCTGCGCGCGGCGCAGCGCGCCTGGATCACCTTCCGCGATCTGACCTGTGACATGGAGAGCGCTCGCTTTCAGGGCGGCTCCATCGCGCCGATGATCGAGCTGGATTGCCTGGCGCGCCTGACCGAGCGCCGCGCCCGCGATCTGGAGACGTATTTGCAGAATTGA
- a CDS encoding cyclase family protein, with protein sequence MCDICVMNSVKERMLSRRSLFKGGIAAAAGAATLGAATGPVLAQPARMIVDLTHELSEDFPTFGGVPGISYDKQFDFAADGYNLYVLSVNEHTGTHIDAPLHFSADGQSVAEIPVENLACPLCIIDIRARASEDRDTQVTPDDLRAWIAEHGEIPDGAAVAMNSGWSDKVGTDGFRGADAARGGSLHFPGFHIEATQMLLEETGAVCMAVDTLSLDHGPSADFATHYAWLPAGRYGIECLAGLDALPAAGATLMVGAPKVRGGTGGPARVMALA encoded by the coding sequence ATGTGTGATATCTGTGTAATGAATTCCGTGAAGGAGCGGATGCTCTCGCGCCGCTCGCTGTTCAAGGGCGGGATCGCGGCTGCGGCGGGCGCGGCAACGTTGGGGGCGGCAACCGGGCCCGTGTTGGCGCAGCCGGCCCGCATGATCGTGGACCTGACCCATGAGTTGTCGGAGGACTTCCCCACCTTCGGCGGCGTGCCCGGGATCAGCTATGACAAGCAGTTCGATTTTGCGGCCGATGGCTACAACCTTTATGTCCTGTCGGTGAATGAGCATACCGGCACCCATATCGACGCGCCGCTGCACTTCAGCGCCGACGGCCAATCCGTGGCTGAAATCCCGGTGGAAAACCTCGCCTGTCCGTTGTGCATCATCGACATCCGCGCGCGCGCTTCGGAGGATCGGGACACGCAAGTGACCCCGGATGATCTGCGCGCCTGGATTGCAGAGCACGGCGAGATCCCCGATGGCGCGGCAGTGGCGATGAATTCGGGATGGTCCGACAAGGTGGGCACCGATGGCTTCCGCGGCGCGGACGCGGCGCGCGGCGGCAGCCTGCATTTTCCAGGTTTCCATATCGAGGCCACCCAGATGTTGCTGGAGGAAACCGGAGCCGTGTGCATGGCCGTCGATACTCTATCGCTTGACCATGGGCCGTCGGCGGATTTCGCGACGCATTATGCATGGCTGCCTGCGGGGCGCTACGGGATTGAATGCCTGGCCGGGCTGGATGCGCTGCCCGCAGCAGGCGCGACCCTGATGGTCGGCGCACCCAAGGTGCGCGGCGGCACCGGGGGGCCCGCGCGGGTCATGGCGCTGGCCTGA
- a CDS encoding carboxymuconolactone decarboxylase family protein, translated as MGTVALLSDEEVSAEALAVFNDIRAVRGTDFINNFWRALAHDPALLKATWERLKVVMAPGALDPLVKEMLYVAVSTANGCSYCVHSHTAGAKAKGMTDEMYGELLAVIGMAMQTNGIVTGLQVPVDEVFEA; from the coding sequence ATGGGAACCGTTGCGCTTTTGAGTGACGAGGAGGTCAGCGCCGAGGCGCTGGCCGTCTTCAACGACATCCGGGCCGTTCGTGGCACCGATTTCATCAACAACTTCTGGCGCGCTTTGGCCCATGACCCGGCGCTGTTGAAGGCCACGTGGGAGCGGTTGAAGGTCGTCATGGCGCCGGGGGCTTTGGACCCGTTGGTGAAGGAAATGCTCTACGTGGCGGTCTCGACGGCCAATGGGTGCTCGTATTGCGTGCATTCCCACACGGCGGGGGCGAAGGCCAAGGGCATGACGGATGAGATGTACGGAGAGCTGCTGGCCGTGATCGGCATGGCGATGCAGACGAACGGGATTGTGACGGGCTTGCAAGTGCCGGTGGATGAGGTGTTCGAGGCGTGA
- the ureC gene encoding urease subunit alpha, with the protein MPTQIPRNDYAAMYGPTTGDRVRLADTDLIIEVERDLTTYGEEVKFGGGKVIRDGMGQSQVTRANGAVDTVITNALIVDHSGIYKADVGLKDGRIHKIGKAGNPDTQPNVDIIIGPGTEAIAGEGRILTAGGFDAHIHFICPQQIEDALHSGITTQLGGGTGPAHGTLATTCTPGPWHIGRMLQSLDAFPMNFGLSAKGNASQPEALVEMVTAGACAMKLHEDWGTTPGAIDCCLSVADDMDVQVMIHTDTLNESGFVENTLAAIGDRTIHAFHTEGAGGGHAPDIMKVVGYDNILPSSTNPTMPYTINTLEEHLDMLMVCHHLDKSIPEDVAFAESRIRKETIAAEDILHDMGAFSVMASDSQAMGRVGEVIIRTWQTADKMRKQRGRLPEEAGDNDNFRVKRYVAKYTINPAIVHGMSREIGSVEEGKRADLVLWSPAFFGVKPEMSLIGGTIVMAQMGDPNASIPTPQPVYSRPMFGAFGRSVERSAVLFVSEAAQAAGIGASLGLAKETLAVQGTRHVKKSDMIHNAFRPEVHVDPETYEVRANGEILTCEPAQELPMAQRYFMF; encoded by the coding sequence ATGCCCACCCAAATCCCCCGCAATGACTACGCCGCCATGTATGGCCCCACGACCGGCGACCGCGTGCGGCTGGCCGATACCGACCTGATCATCGAAGTTGAACGCGATCTCACCACCTATGGCGAGGAAGTGAAGTTCGGCGGCGGCAAGGTGATCCGGGACGGGATGGGGCAGAGCCAAGTCACCCGAGCAAATGGCGCCGTGGATACCGTGATCACCAACGCGCTTATCGTGGACCATAGTGGTATCTACAAGGCGGACGTGGGCCTCAAGGACGGGCGCATCCACAAGATCGGCAAGGCAGGCAATCCCGATACGCAGCCCAATGTAGACATCATCATCGGGCCGGGAACGGAGGCGATTGCGGGCGAGGGGCGCATCCTGACGGCGGGGGGCTTTGACGCCCATATCCACTTCATCTGCCCGCAACAGATCGAGGATGCGCTGCACTCGGGCATTACCACGCAGCTTGGTGGCGGCACGGGTCCGGCCCACGGCACGCTCGCCACCACCTGCACGCCGGGGCCGTGGCACATCGGGCGGATGCTGCAAAGCCTTGATGCGTTTCCGATGAACTTCGGGCTCTCTGCCAAGGGCAACGCCAGCCAGCCCGAGGCGCTGGTGGAAATGGTAACCGCAGGCGCCTGCGCGATGAAACTGCACGAGGACTGGGGGACGACGCCCGGCGCGATTGATTGCTGCCTGTCGGTGGCCGACGACATGGATGTGCAGGTGATGATCCACACCGATACGCTGAATGAGAGCGGTTTCGTGGAAAACACGCTGGCCGCCATTGGCGACCGCACCATTCATGCGTTTCACACCGAGGGCGCGGGCGGAGGCCATGCGCCCGACATCATGAAGGTGGTGGGGTACGACAATATCCTACCGTCCTCGACCAACCCCACGATGCCCTACACGATCAACACTCTGGAGGAGCATCTGGATATGCTCATGGTGTGTCACCACCTCGACAAATCCATCCCCGAGGATGTGGCCTTCGCGGAATCCCGCATCCGCAAGGAGACCATCGCCGCAGAAGATATCCTGCACGACATGGGGGCATTCAGCGTCATGGCGTCCGACAGCCAAGCCATGGGCCGCGTGGGCGAGGTGATCATCCGGACGTGGCAAACGGCGGACAAGATGCGCAAGCAGCGCGGGCGCCTGCCGGAAGAGGCAGGCGATAACGATAACTTCCGGGTGAAGCGGTATGTCGCCAAATACACCATCAACCCTGCGATCGTGCACGGGATGTCGCGCGAGATCGGCAGCGTCGAAGAAGGCAAGCGCGCCGATCTGGTATTGTGGAGCCCCGCGTTCTTTGGTGTGAAGCCCGAGATGTCACTGATTGGCGGCACCATTGTGATGGCGCAGATGGGGGATCCGAATGCTTCCATCCCGACGCCGCAGCCGGTCTATTCACGGCCCATGTTCGGGGCCTTCGGGCGGTCCGTCGAACGCTCGGCCGTGTTGTTCGTCAGCGAAGCGGCGCAGGCGGCGGGGATCGGCGCGTCGTTGGGGCTGGCCAAGGAGACGCTCGCCGTTCAAGGAACCCGGCACGTGAAGAAATCCGACATGATCCACAACGCTTTCCGGCCTGAGGTCCATGTCGATCCCGAAACCTACGAAGTGCGCGCGAACGGAGAAATCCTGACATGCGAGCCCGCGCAAGAACTGCCCATGGCACAGCGGTATTTCATGTTTTGA
- a CDS encoding urease accessory protein UreE, which yields MGFGTAGEVVRAGTWQGEAVARVVLDYEGRFLRRKRLAVEGGGDVLVDLPQTVSLEPGDGLRVEAGVIEVAAAAEPLLRIKGNLVRLAWHIGNRHTPCEVAGDHLLIRADHVLANMLAHLGAEVEAIDAPFRPEGGAYGHGRTHGHSHGPEEQSRGHEHDHEHEHRHGH from the coding sequence TTGGGATTTGGTACGGCCGGAGAAGTGGTGCGGGCGGGCACATGGCAGGGTGAAGCTGTTGCGCGGGTCGTGCTGGACTATGAAGGCAGGTTCCTGCGCCGAAAGCGGCTGGCTGTTGAGGGCGGGGGCGACGTGCTGGTTGACCTGCCGCAGACTGTTTCATTGGAGCCGGGCGATGGGTTGCGCGTAGAAGCGGGCGTGATCGAGGTTGCTGCGGCGGCTGAGCCGCTATTGCGGATCAAGGGCAATCTGGTGCGGCTGGCCTGGCACATCGGCAACCGCCATACCCCCTGCGAGGTGGCGGGGGATCATTTGTTGATCCGTGCAGATCACGTATTGGCGAACATGCTGGCGCATCTGGGTGCCGAGGTGGAAGCCATCGACGCGCCGTTTCGCCCCGAGGGCGGCGCTTACGGGCATGGACGCACCCATGGGCATTCCCATGGCCCCGAAGAGCAATCCCGCGGACATGAGCACGACCATGAACACGAGCATAGGCACGGGCATTGA
- a CDS encoding urease accessory protein UreF: MSDLGLLRLSQWLSPAFPVSAYAYSHGLEAEIVAGRVPDGVAVAAWIRGVLRRGAGRTDAILVVAAMEEGADLEGLNDWARALVGSRERWEETRDQGAALAATLAALGQGDGVARAYPVAFGAAAARLGVARDVVVAHFLQGFVGNLVSAAVRFVPLGQAEGQMILAGLQEDVASLAQEALGCGLDDIGQAVFGADLAAMEHELLDVRIFRT, encoded by the coding sequence TTGAGCGACTTGGGGCTTTTGCGGCTGAGCCAATGGCTGTCACCGGCCTTTCCGGTCTCGGCCTATGCCTATTCCCATGGCTTGGAGGCAGAGATTGTTGCGGGCCGTGTCCCTGACGGGGTGGCCGTGGCGGCGTGGATCCGGGGTGTCTTGCGGCGCGGCGCGGGCCGCACCGATGCGATCCTGGTGGTGGCGGCCATGGAGGAGGGCGCGGACCTGGAGGGACTGAACGACTGGGCGCGGGCCCTGGTAGGCTCTCGCGAGCGCTGGGAAGAGACCCGCGACCAGGGCGCGGCACTGGCCGCGACGCTGGCGGCCCTGGGGCAGGGCGATGGCGTGGCACGGGCCTATCCGGTTGCCTTCGGCGCGGCTGCGGCGCGGCTTGGCGTGGCAAGAGACGTGGTGGTGGCGCATTTTTTGCAAGGGTTCGTGGGAAACCTGGTCTCGGCTGCTGTGCGCTTCGTGCCACTTGGGCAGGCAGAGGGGCAGATGATCCTGGCGGGGTTGCAGGAGGACGTCGCGAGCTTGGCGCAGGAAGCCTTGGGCTGCGGTTTGGACGACATCGGGCAGGCGGTCTTCGGAGCCGATCTGGCGGCGATGGAGCATGAGTTGCTGGACGTGCGGATCTTTCGGACGTGA
- the ureG gene encoding urease accessory protein UreG has product MGSVNGPLRVGIGGPVGAGKTTLTAEVARVMAQKYSVAVITNDIYTSEDAEFLLRAQVLPAERIKGVETGGCPHTAIREDASINLAAVAAFRKSLPDLDVIFIESGGDNLAATFSPELADLTIYVIDTAAGQDIPRKKGPGLTRSDLLIVNKVDLAPHVGVDLAQLEADTQVARGSRPYVMASLRDARGVAEIVAFIEDAGGL; this is encoded by the coding sequence ATGGGATCGGTGAATGGGCCTTTGAGGGTTGGGATTGGCGGGCCGGTGGGCGCGGGAAAGACGACGTTGACGGCGGAAGTGGCGCGGGTCATGGCGCAGAAATACTCGGTCGCGGTGATCACCAACGATATCTACACGTCGGAGGATGCGGAGTTCCTGTTGCGCGCGCAGGTCTTGCCCGCCGAGCGCATCAAGGGCGTCGAGACAGGAGGCTGCCCGCACACCGCGATCCGGGAAGATGCCTCGATCAACCTCGCGGCGGTGGCGGCGTTTCGCAAGAGCCTGCCGGATCTCGATGTGATCTTCATCGAGAGTGGCGGGGACAATCTGGCGGCGACCTTTTCGCCGGAACTGGCGGATCTTACGATCTACGTGATCGACACCGCGGCGGGCCAGGACATCCCGCGCAAGAAGGGACCGGGGCTGACGCGCTCGGACCTTCTGATCGTCAACAAGGTCGACCTGGCGCCCCATGTGGGGGTGGACCTGGCGCAGTTGGAGGCCGACACACAGGTCGCGCGCGGCAGCCGACCCTATGTGATGGCTAGCCTGAGGGACGCGCGGGGCGTTGCAGAGATCGTGGCATTTATCGAGGACGCGGGCGGGCTTTAG
- a CDS encoding AAA family ATPase: MAAFQSIDDVQEALAAEGYVCGRALATVVFLALTLGRPLFLEGEAGTGKTEIAKAISAALGRRLIRLQCYEGLDASSAVYEWNFAAQMIAIRTAEAEGNADKELLQAELFSADYLIERPLLQAMRPDPAGAPVLLIDEIDRTDEPFEAFLLEALSDFQVTIPELGTIKAPEPPIVILTSNRTREVHDALKRRCLYHWVDYPDMAREMEILAARVPEAAETLSREVVAFVQRLRTEDLFKRPGVAETLDWAKCLLALDVIELSPEVIADTLGAILKYQDDIQKLQGSEAKRILDEVRSGTPA; encoded by the coding sequence ATGGCAGCGTTTCAATCCATCGATGATGTGCAAGAGGCCCTGGCGGCGGAGGGCTACGTTTGTGGTCGCGCCCTGGCGACGGTCGTGTTTCTGGCGCTGACACTGGGACGGCCCCTGTTTCTTGAAGGGGAGGCCGGCACCGGAAAGACAGAAATCGCCAAGGCGATCTCGGCGGCTTTGGGTCGGCGCCTGATCCGGTTGCAATGCTACGAAGGGCTGGACGCCTCCAGCGCCGTCTACGAATGGAATTTCGCGGCACAGATGATTGCGATCCGCACGGCGGAAGCGGAGGGCAATGCCGACAAAGAGCTACTGCAGGCGGAATTGTTTTCCGCCGACTACCTGATCGAGCGTCCCTTGCTGCAAGCCATGCGGCCCGACCCGGCAGGCGCGCCGGTGCTGCTGATCGACGAGATCGACCGCACGGACGAGCCGTTCGAAGCGTTTCTTCTGGAGGCGCTGAGCGATTTTCAGGTCACGATACCCGAGTTGGGCACGATCAAGGCGCCGGAGCCACCGATCGTGATTCTGACGTCCAACCGCACGCGCGAGGTCCATGACGCATTGAAGCGACGGTGCCTGTATCATTGGGTCGACTATCCCGACATGGCCCGCGAGATGGAAATCCTGGCCGCCCGCGTGCCCGAGGCCGCCGAGACCCTCAGCCGCGAGGTCGTGGCGTTCGTGCAACGCCTGCGCACGGAAGATCTGTTCAAGCGCCCCGGCGTGGCCGAGACGCTGGATTGGGCGAAGTGCCTGTTGGCCCTCGACGTGATCGAGCTTAGCCCCGAAGTGATCGCCGATACGCTGGGGGCGATCCTGAAATACCAGGACGACATCCAGAAGTTGCAGGGCTCCGAGGCCAAGCGCATTCTGGACGAGGTGCGCAGCGGCACCCCGGCCTGA